One Ignavibacterium sp. DNA segment encodes these proteins:
- the trxA gene encoding thioredoxin, with amino-acid sequence MKPMEFTDQNFNSEVLQSDKPVLVDFWAVWCGPCKLIAPFVEELAGEFEGKAKVGKLDVDNNQETAIKYGVRSIPTVLIFKAGKVADTIIGAVPKVQLKQKLEAVL; translated from the coding sequence ATGAAACCAATGGAATTTACAGATCAGAATTTTAATTCAGAAGTTTTACAATCCGATAAACCTGTGCTTGTTGATTTTTGGGCTGTATGGTGCGGACCCTGCAAACTGATTGCTCCCTTTGTAGAAGAACTTGCAGGTGAGTTTGAAGGAAAAGCAAAAGTTGGTAAACTTGATGTTGATAACAATCAGGAAACAGCAATTAAATACGGCGTTAGAAGCATACCGACAGTTTTGATATTTAAAGCTGGAAAAGTAGCAGATACAATTATTGGTGCTGTACCAAAAGTTCAACTTAAACAAAAATTGGAAGCAGTATTATAA
- the serA gene encoding phosphoglycerate dehydrogenase, whose amino-acid sequence MKKILISDQVNEKSVALLESAGFEVTYNTKLTRDELLKIIPDFNALIVRSATKVDSELISAMINMEVIGRAGTGVDNIDINAASRKGILVMNTPDGNTISTAEHTFAMILSLCRNIPQAVRSLAEGNWDRKKYSGTELRGKILAVIGLGKIGKEVAKRAKAFGMNVIGFDPLISSDKANELGVEIFPLDQIWSKADFITVHVPINDSTKNLISKTSFEKCKKGVKIINCARGGIVNEQDIVEAIDKGIVSGAAFDVYSKEPPEFSNVIFNHPKIICTPHLGASTDEAQELVAIQISEQIRDYFQNNKITAAVNIRGFAENMDKDSLSFIHLCESLGIFTSQLLTDQLKSIDINLSGKSLHKYDAELSTAFQKGFLTNRVDQIVTFVNAQLLFDEMNIPVNIKKSDDSSIYKNLVTAEIHTDKEVRVFAATLFGVDEIRIVRIDNYDVELNPTGFMLLYINEDRPGMLASVGKILADANINIAGLSLGRIEKGKQALTFINIDSRIPENIIQIIKSLDGIFEVYQIFI is encoded by the coding sequence ATGAAAAAAATTCTTATTTCAGATCAGGTTAACGAGAAAAGTGTAGCTTTGCTCGAATCAGCAGGATTTGAAGTTACATATAATACAAAATTAACCAGAGATGAATTATTAAAAATTATTCCGGATTTTAATGCACTAATAGTAAGAAGTGCTACCAAAGTTGATTCTGAGTTAATATCAGCAATGATCAATATGGAAGTAATTGGAAGAGCAGGAACCGGAGTAGATAATATAGATATAAATGCAGCCTCCCGAAAGGGAATCCTTGTTATGAACACTCCTGATGGAAATACAATATCTACAGCCGAGCATACCTTTGCAATGATATTATCACTGTGCAGAAATATCCCTCAAGCTGTAAGATCATTAGCTGAAGGAAATTGGGATAGAAAGAAATACAGCGGCACTGAGCTGCGCGGAAAAATATTAGCAGTGATCGGATTAGGCAAAATTGGTAAAGAAGTTGCAAAAAGAGCAAAAGCTTTTGGAATGAATGTTATTGGATTTGATCCGTTGATTTCCAGCGATAAAGCTAACGAATTAGGAGTTGAGATTTTTCCTCTTGATCAAATTTGGTCAAAGGCTGATTTTATTACTGTTCATGTTCCGATTAATGATTCAACAAAAAACCTGATTTCTAAAACTTCGTTTGAAAAATGTAAAAAAGGTGTAAAGATAATTAACTGTGCCCGCGGCGGAATTGTAAATGAACAGGATATTGTAGAAGCTATAGATAAAGGAATTGTTTCAGGAGCAGCATTTGATGTTTATAGCAAAGAACCACCTGAGTTTTCAAATGTTATTTTTAATCATCCTAAAATTATTTGCACACCGCATCTCGGCGCATCAACTGATGAAGCACAGGAGTTAGTAGCCATTCAAATTTCAGAACAGATTAGAGATTATTTTCAGAATAATAAAATAACAGCCGCAGTTAATATACGGGGCTTTGCAGAAAATATGGATAAGGATTCTCTTTCGTTCATCCATTTATGTGAGTCACTTGGTATTTTTACTTCTCAGCTTTTAACCGATCAGTTAAAAAGCATAGATATTAATTTATCCGGTAAATCACTTCATAAATATGATGCGGAATTATCAACAGCTTTCCAAAAAGGATTTTTAACAAACAGAGTAGATCAAATAGTTACATTTGTTAACGCACAATTACTTTTTGATGAAATGAATATTCCTGTTAATATTAAAAAAAGTGATGACAGCAGTATTTATAAAAATCTTGTTACTGCTGAGATCCATACTGATAAAGAGGTTAGAGTATTTGCTGCTACTTTATTTGGAGTTGACGAAATAAGAATTGTCAGAATTGATAACTATGATGTTGAATTGAACCCGACAGGTTTTATGTTATTATACATAAATGAAGATAGACCAGGTATGCTTGCTTCAGTAGGGAAAATTTTAGCTGATGCAAATATCAATATTGCAGGGCTTTCTCTTGGCAGAATTGAAAAAGGAAAACAGGCACTTACATTTATAAATATCGACAGCAGGATTCCGGAAAATATTATTCAAATTATAAAATCATTGGATGGCATTTTTGAGGTTTATCAAATATTCATTTGA